Proteins co-encoded in one Paracrocinitomix mangrovi genomic window:
- the pfkA gene encoding 6-phosphofructokinase, whose translation MSKTNIIKAFFMSSKIRNIALLTSGGDSPGMNACIRAVVRAALYHDLVPYGVYDGLNGLIKNEIKELKYKDVSNILQMGGTILGTARCKEFHEKEFRAKAYENLAAKNIDALIAIGGDGTFMGMSIFSNEFDIPVIGIPGTIDNDINGTEYTIGFDTALNTIINSIDNIRDTAASHHRIFLVEVMGNNSGTLALYAAAASGAREVFMPEKKEDLIEIKEKVKKAIAANRSSIIIVSEGDEIGGAQQLYDYLAEQHLADKIRFSVLGHIQRGGRPTFIDRLNATLFGEKAVVSLLQGRSNIMIGIKEGKVATEDFLLSQEKKSIQNMEYLKLIRKLSVY comes from the coding sequence ATGAGCAAGACTAACATTATAAAAGCCTTTTTCATGTCATCAAAAATAAGAAATATTGCCTTACTTACATCAGGTGGAGATTCACCTGGAATGAACGCGTGTATTAGAGCAGTTGTGAGAGCAGCTTTATATCATGATTTAGTTCCGTATGGAGTTTATGACGGTTTAAATGGTTTGATTAAAAATGAAATCAAGGAGTTGAAGTATAAAGATGTTTCTAATATCCTGCAGATGGGCGGAACTATTTTGGGTACGGCAAGATGTAAAGAGTTTCATGAAAAAGAATTTAGGGCAAAAGCTTATGAAAATTTAGCAGCTAAAAATATTGATGCATTAATAGCTATAGGAGGAGACGGGACTTTTATGGGGATGTCAATATTTTCTAATGAATTTGATATTCCTGTCATTGGTATCCCAGGCACTATAGACAATGATATTAATGGTACAGAGTATACTATAGGTTTTGACACTGCTTTAAATACTATAATTAATTCTATAGATAACATAAGAGATACAGCAGCATCTCATCATAGAATATTTTTAGTTGAAGTAATGGGAAACAATTCTGGAACGTTGGCTTTATATGCGGCGGCTGCAAGTGGAGCCAGGGAAGTGTTTATGCCTGAGAAAAAAGAAGATTTAATTGAAATAAAGGAAAAGGTTAAGAAAGCAATTGCAGCTAACAGGTCATCTATAATAATAGTGTCAGAGGGAGATGAAATAGGAGGGGCGCAACAGTTATATGATTATTTAGCTGAGCAGCATTTGGCTGATAAGATTCGATTTTCTGTATTAGGACACATTCAGAGAGGAGGCAGACCGACATTTATAGATAGATTAAATGCTACTTTGTTTGGGGAGAAAGCAGTTGTAAGTTTATTACAGGGAAGATCTAATATAATGATAGGTATAAAAGAAGGTAAGGTAGCAACAGAAGACTTTTTATTATCTCAAGAAAAAAAGAGTATCCAAAACATGGAATATTTGAAACTAATTCGAAAGTTATCCGTTTACTAG
- a CDS encoding RNA polymerase sigma factor — MLFGLFTRKNIRQLDDLQLVQLVLNKDNQATGELFTRYSPLVFGLCLKYMKNTQAAEDIMMNIFEKLPEKLQKSEISNFKNWLYSVSRNECLMDLRKKNPEGGDFETAALFAINEDDIKLNQMLQKEQQLESLDLAIKELKDEQKICVELFYLEKMSYEQIVAQTKYPLKKVKSYIQNGKRNLKLILEQQSEFK, encoded by the coding sequence ATGCTTTTTGGGTTATTTACCAGAAAAAATATTCGCCAGTTAGATGATCTTCAATTGGTGCAGCTTGTTTTAAACAAAGACAATCAAGCGACGGGAGAATTGTTTACAAGATACTCCCCTTTGGTATTTGGACTTTGTTTAAAGTATATGAAAAATACGCAAGCCGCAGAAGACATCATGATGAACATCTTTGAAAAACTACCTGAAAAACTGCAAAAATCTGAGATTAGCAATTTTAAAAACTGGTTATATAGTGTTAGCAGAAATGAATGTCTGATGGATTTAAGGAAAAAGAATCCTGAAGGAGGAGATTTTGAAACTGCCGCACTTTTTGCGATTAACGAAGATGATATAAAGTTGAATCAAATGCTTCAAAAAGAACAACAACTTGAAAGTTTGGATTTAGCTATTAAAGAATTGAAAGATGAACAGAAGATTTGTGTAGAACTTTTTTACTTGGAGAAAATGAGCTACGAGCAGATAGTAGCACAAACTAAATACCCTTTAAAAAAGGTAAAAAGTTATATACAAAATGGTAAACGCAATTTAAAATTGATTTTAGAACAGCAAAGTGAGTTCAAATAA
- a CDS encoding tetratricopeptide repeat protein — MSSNKEHIDFELIKDYYNGNLNPDEMRALEIKAQEDPFLYEAMEGYENNPGSISHLDSIQKVKAKINWSTIGITTVIGGGLIYLLAVLIKPDIQPVEFDVAATNIEEFDEIEIVPTAIDTMTVAEHDDQIKPSEIVINKPQIEEIKSDSSLKIIEDNEPVIIVIDDKIDIEIDNQLIPEKVERGKVIYAPSKYYYDLYVVDYSRIDRPDTKIHYTRTIMTGLSAQYESEEAKNNRELIEEKVDVPYMEYLEKSIQQFSSEAYKKSLSRFLTIIEQYPQDLNAHFYGALCYYDMKNYEQALVFFNEVLRIEKASGYIAFRQEAKWYKSKTLIKLNRKEEAKSVLDEIIMEGQFYAKEAIELKKSL, encoded by the coding sequence GTGAGTTCAAATAAAGAACATATAGATTTTGAATTAATTAAAGATTACTATAACGGTAATCTAAATCCTGATGAAATGCGTGCTTTAGAAATCAAAGCTCAGGAAGATCCTTTTTTGTATGAAGCAATGGAAGGTTATGAAAATAATCCTGGAAGCATATCGCATTTAGATTCAATTCAAAAAGTAAAAGCAAAAATAAACTGGTCTACAATTGGTATAACAACGGTAATAGGAGGTGGTTTAATTTACCTACTTGCGGTTTTAATTAAACCTGATATCCAACCGGTAGAATTTGATGTCGCAGCTACAAACATTGAAGAATTTGATGAAATAGAAATTGTTCCAACCGCAATTGACACAATGACTGTAGCTGAGCATGATGATCAAATTAAACCCTCAGAAATAGTTATTAATAAACCACAAATTGAAGAAATAAAATCTGACAGTAGCCTTAAGATTATTGAGGACAATGAGCCTGTTATCATTGTTATTGATGATAAAATAGATATTGAAATTGACAATCAATTAATTCCTGAAAAGGTAGAACGTGGCAAGGTGATTTATGCACCATCTAAATACTACTATGACTTATACGTTGTTGACTACAGTAGAATAGATAGACCTGATACTAAAATTCATTACACAAGAACTATTATGACCGGTTTATCAGCACAATACGAAAGCGAAGAAGCAAAAAATAACAGAGAACTAATTGAAGAAAAAGTAGATGTCCCTTATATGGAGTATCTTGAAAAAAGCATACAGCAGTTTTCCAGTGAAGCTTACAAGAAATCATTAAGCAGGTTCTTGACTATAATTGAGCAGTATCCTCAAGATTTAAATGCCCATTTTTATGGAGCTCTTTGCTACTATGACATGAAAAACTATGAACAAGCATTGGTGTTTTTTAATGAAGTATTGAGAATTGAAAAGGCTTCGGGCTATATAGCTTTTAGACAAGAAGCAAAATGGTACAAATCAAAAACACTAATTAAGTTGAATAGAAAAGAGGAAGCTAAATCTGTTTTAGATGAAATCATCATGGAAGGACAGTTTTATGCTAAGGAAGCGATTGAATTAAAGAAATCACTCTGA
- a CDS encoding valine--tRNA ligase: protein MEIPKQYDPSKSEDKWYKHWMNQRYFHSEPDNREPYTIVIPPPNVTGVLHMGHMLNNTIQDVLVRKARMEGKNACWVPGTDHASIATEAKVVKKLRDEGIKKSDLSRDEFLKHAMDWKDKYGGVILEQLKKLGASCDWDRTNFTMNPEYSESVIDTFIDLYKKGKIYRGLRMINWDPQAQTALSDEEVEYKEVNSKLYHVRYKIEGSEDEWLTIATTRPETILGDTAICVNPNDARYANLVGKKAIVPIADRAVPIIQDEYVDMEFGTGCLKITPAHDENDYGLGQKHKLETIDILNDDGSLNEHGLHYSGKDRFEVRTQIAKELDERGYMIKIEDHINKVGYSERTNAVIEPKLSLQWFVNMKELSKPALDVVMNGEIKFHPDNMKNTYRHWMENIKDWCISRQLWWGHQIPAWYFGSGPNDYVVARTAEEAAKLASEKTGKEVIKEALKQDEDVLDTWFSSWLWPISTFDATIIRNGKEAANADLKYYYPTNDLVTAPEIMFFWVARMIIAGIEYLGEVPFKNVYYTGIVRDKLGRKMSKSLGNSPDPIELMEEYGADGVRVGILISSPAGNDLPFDTSQCEQGRNFANKIWNALRLVNMWEWKDIEQPEASKLAIEWFESRLNQTIASVNNLMDKFRISEALMTIYKFAWDDFCNWYLEMIKPEYQHPIDTATLDKTIEFFEQVVKLAHPFMPHLTEEIWHWLKDREEGEDIIISKWPTANNINEDILKEFEVASSVVTNIRNIRKQKNIANKVEIELSIKINADYSKKFDPVINKMGNISKLAYVEEKVANAFSFIEKNNEYFIPFGETVDVGAEKKKIEEELEYAKGSLAIVQKKLSNDKFVNNAPDQVVAMERKKEADAISKIQILEDKLAELN, encoded by the coding sequence ATGGAAATCCCTAAACAATACGATCCTAGTAAATCAGAAGACAAGTGGTACAAACACTGGATGAATCAAAGATATTTTCATTCAGAACCAGACAATCGTGAGCCATATACAATTGTTATTCCTCCACCAAACGTAACAGGAGTGTTACACATGGGGCACATGTTGAATAACACCATTCAGGATGTTTTGGTAAGAAAAGCAAGAATGGAAGGCAAAAATGCTTGTTGGGTTCCAGGAACAGACCACGCCAGTATTGCAACTGAAGCCAAAGTTGTAAAAAAGCTTAGGGATGAAGGGATTAAAAAATCGGACCTGAGTAGGGATGAGTTTTTAAAGCATGCCATGGACTGGAAAGACAAGTATGGCGGCGTTATCCTTGAACAATTGAAAAAATTAGGCGCATCATGTGATTGGGACAGAACCAATTTCACAATGAACCCTGAATACAGTGAGAGCGTTATTGACACTTTTATTGACCTTTACAAAAAAGGCAAAATTTACCGTGGTTTGAGAATGATCAATTGGGATCCTCAAGCCCAAACTGCCTTATCTGATGAAGAGGTTGAGTACAAAGAAGTTAATTCTAAACTTTATCACGTTAGATATAAAATTGAAGGATCAGAAGATGAGTGGTTAACAATCGCCACTACTCGTCCTGAAACAATTTTAGGTGATACTGCAATTTGCGTTAATCCTAATGATGCTCGTTATGCCAATTTAGTTGGTAAAAAAGCTATTGTACCTATTGCAGACAGAGCCGTTCCTATTATCCAAGATGAATATGTTGACATGGAATTCGGGACTGGTTGTTTAAAAATCACTCCTGCTCATGATGAAAACGATTATGGTTTAGGTCAAAAACACAAGCTTGAAACCATTGACATTTTGAATGATGATGGATCATTGAATGAACATGGTTTACATTATTCTGGTAAAGACAGATTTGAAGTTAGAACTCAAATTGCAAAAGAGCTTGACGAAAGAGGATATATGATCAAAATTGAAGATCATATCAATAAAGTTGGATATTCTGAAAGAACAAATGCTGTTATTGAACCTAAGCTTTCACTGCAGTGGTTTGTTAACATGAAAGAATTGTCTAAACCGGCTTTAGATGTTGTGATGAATGGAGAAATTAAATTCCATCCTGACAACATGAAAAACACTTACAGACACTGGATGGAAAACATCAAAGACTGGTGTATTTCAAGACAATTGTGGTGGGGACATCAAATTCCAGCCTGGTATTTTGGTTCTGGGCCAAATGATTACGTAGTTGCTAGAACTGCAGAAGAGGCAGCTAAATTGGCATCTGAAAAAACAGGAAAAGAAGTTATTAAGGAGGCTTTAAAACAAGATGAAGATGTATTAGATACGTGGTTCTCTTCTTGGCTGTGGCCTATCTCAACTTTTGACGCTACAATCATCAGAAATGGTAAAGAAGCTGCAAATGCAGATTTAAAATATTACTATCCAACCAATGATTTAGTAACAGCTCCGGAAATTATGTTCTTCTGGGTGGCTAGAATGATCATTGCCGGAATTGAATACTTAGGTGAAGTTCCATTTAAAAATGTATACTACACAGGTATTGTAAGAGATAAATTAGGACGTAAAATGTCTAAATCTCTTGGTAACTCACCTGATCCAATTGAATTGATGGAAGAGTATGGTGCAGATGGAGTAAGAGTTGGGATATTGATCTCGTCTCCTGCTGGAAACGATTTACCATTTGATACTTCACAATGTGAACAAGGAAGAAACTTTGCCAATAAAATTTGGAACGCCCTTCGTCTTGTTAACATGTGGGAATGGAAAGATATTGAGCAACCTGAAGCGAGTAAATTAGCCATTGAGTGGTTTGAAAGCAGACTCAATCAAACTATTGCATCCGTAAATAATTTAATGGATAAGTTCAGAATTTCTGAAGCATTGATGACCATTTACAAATTTGCCTGGGATGATTTCTGTAACTGGTATCTTGAAATGATTAAGCCAGAATATCAGCATCCGATTGATACTGCAACTTTAGATAAAACCATTGAATTCTTTGAGCAAGTTGTAAAATTAGCTCATCCATTTATGCCACATTTGACAGAAGAAATTTGGCATTGGTTAAAGGACAGAGAAGAAGGAGAAGATATTATCATCTCAAAATGGCCAACTGCAAATAACATCAATGAAGATATTTTAAAAGAATTTGAAGTTGCTTCTTCTGTTGTTACTAATATCCGTAACATCAGAAAACAAAAGAATATAGCCAATAAAGTAGAGATTGAATTGTCCATCAAAATAAATGCAGATTATTCAAAGAAATTTGATCCTGTAATCAATAAAATGGGGAATATTTCAAAACTGGCTTATGTAGAGGAAAAAGTAGCAAATGCTTTCTCTTTTATCGAAAAGAACAATGAATATTTTATTCCTTTTGGTGAAACTGTAGATGTTGGGGCAGAAAAGAAAAAAATTGAAGAAGAATTAGAATACGCAAAAGGTTCCCTTGCTATTGTTCAAAAGAAACTAAGCAATGACAAGTTTGTTAATAATGCTCCTGATCAAGTAGTTGCAATGGAACGTAAAAAAGAAGCGGACGCTATTAGCAAGATTCAAATTCTTGAAGATAAATTGGCAGAATTAAATTAA
- the lpdA gene encoding dihydrolipoyl dehydrogenase, with the protein MDYDVVIIGSGPGGYVCAIRCAQLGLKTAIIEKYNNLGGTCLNVGCIPSKALLDSSEHYHNATHNFEKHGIDTSAVKINMKQMIARKNDVVNQTSDGVKYLMDKNKVDVHYGLGSFVDKNTVKVTDEKGKESTITAKNVVIATGSKPNYFPGMEPDKDRIITSTEMLNLEKVAKNLIVIGGGVIGLELGSVHARLGANVNVVEFADSILPTMDSAVSKELTKVLKKEGFKFNFNHRVQNVENTGKGVVVTALNKKGEEVKFEGDYCLVAVGRKPYTEGLGLDNAGVKMGERGMVDVDDHLKTNVDGIYAIGDVVRGAMLAHKAEEEGVFVAELIAGQKPHLNYNLIPGVVYTWPEAAAVGKTEEELKAEGVKYKVGSFPLKALGRARASMDILGMVKILADAETDEVLGVHMVSARAADMIMEAVTAMEYRATAEDMARICHPHPTYTEATKEAALAATEDRALHI; encoded by the coding sequence ATGGATTATGATGTTGTAATAATTGGTTCCGGACCTGGAGGTTATGTATGTGCAATCAGATGTGCGCAATTGGGATTAAAAACAGCTATTATTGAAAAGTACAACAACCTTGGTGGTACATGTTTGAATGTTGGATGTATTCCGTCTAAAGCGCTATTAGACTCTTCTGAGCATTATCATAATGCAACACATAATTTTGAAAAACACGGTATTGATACATCTGCGGTTAAAATTAATATGAAGCAAATGATTGCTCGTAAAAATGACGTAGTAAATCAAACCAGTGATGGTGTAAAATATTTGATGGACAAAAACAAAGTTGATGTTCACTATGGTCTTGGTTCTTTCGTAGACAAAAACACAGTAAAAGTCACGGATGAAAAAGGAAAAGAATCTACAATTACAGCTAAAAATGTCGTAATTGCTACAGGTTCAAAACCTAATTATTTCCCTGGAATGGAACCGGACAAAGACAGAATCATTACATCTACTGAGATGTTAAATCTTGAAAAAGTTGCGAAAAACTTAATTGTCATAGGTGGTGGAGTAATAGGTTTAGAGTTAGGTTCTGTTCATGCTAGACTAGGTGCTAACGTAAATGTTGTTGAATTTGCAGATTCAATTCTACCAACAATGGACAGTGCTGTTAGCAAAGAGTTAACTAAAGTTTTAAAGAAAGAAGGATTTAAATTCAATTTCAACCACCGTGTTCAAAATGTAGAAAATACCGGAAAAGGTGTTGTTGTAACCGCTTTGAATAAAAAAGGAGAAGAGGTGAAATTTGAAGGTGATTACTGCTTAGTTGCTGTAGGAAGAAAACCTTATACAGAAGGATTAGGTTTAGACAATGCAGGAGTTAAAATGGGTGAAAGAGGAATGGTTGATGTTGATGATCATTTAAAAACTAATGTTGACGGAATATACGCTATTGGTGATGTTGTTAGGGGAGCAATGCTAGCACATAAAGCAGAAGAAGAAGGTGTTTTTGTTGCTGAATTAATTGCAGGACAAAAACCTCATTTGAACTATAACCTAATTCCAGGTGTTGTATATACTTGGCCAGAAGCTGCAGCAGTAGGAAAAACTGAAGAGGAATTAAAAGCTGAAGGTGTAAAATACAAAGTTGGATCATTTCCTTTAAAAGCTTTGGGAAGAGCCAGAGCAAGTATGGATATTTTAGGAATGGTAAAAATATTAGCAGATGCTGAAACAGATGAAGTACTTGGAGTACACATGGTTTCTGCCAGAGCTGCAGATATGATCATGGAAGCAGTAACAGCAATGGAATATCGTGCTACAGCTGAAGACATGGCAAGAATTTGTCATCCTCATCCAACATACACCGAAGCTACTAAAGAAGCTGCACTTGCTGCTACAGAAGATAGAGCATTGCACATTTAA
- the hemH gene encoding ferrochelatase translates to MKKTGVLLINLGTPDSPNTKDVRKYLTEFLNDPRVIDISAFGRFLLVNGIIVPFRAPKSAKIYKELWDLWNGESPLLTFGNILKKELQEKFKNEPVTVELAMRYQNPSLDEVLARMEKQHYEKIIILPLFPHYASASTGSAVEKAMRLIKQWQAIPGIKIIPQFYNEPGFIQTIIERTKKHDISSFDHVLFSYHGIPERQLEKQHPDLKCANCTCHEKFNEDHPLCYRNTCYETTRLIVKELDLKEGQYTTCFQSRLGKTPWLTPFSDKVIEDLVKAGSKRLLAFSPAFIADCLETSIEIGDEYQEIVEEHGGEKIQLVESLNDSTLWIDTVEKMVREQF, encoded by the coding sequence GTGAAAAAAACCGGGGTTTTACTCATTAACTTAGGGACACCAGACAGCCCTAATACTAAGGACGTCCGTAAATATTTAACTGAATTCCTCAATGATCCTAGAGTTATTGACATAAGTGCCTTTGGGCGATTTTTGTTGGTAAATGGAATCATTGTTCCTTTCAGAGCTCCCAAATCGGCTAAGATATATAAGGAATTATGGGATTTATGGAATGGAGAATCCCCCCTACTCACTTTTGGTAATATTCTTAAAAAAGAACTGCAAGAGAAATTCAAAAATGAGCCTGTAACGGTTGAATTAGCCATGCGATATCAAAATCCATCATTGGATGAAGTATTGGCTAGAATGGAAAAACAACACTATGAAAAGATTATAATTCTTCCACTTTTTCCACATTATGCAAGTGCCTCAACAGGATCTGCAGTTGAAAAAGCAATGCGATTGATTAAACAATGGCAAGCGATACCCGGAATTAAAATAATTCCACAATTCTATAATGAACCCGGATTTATTCAAACCATAATAGAACGGACTAAAAAACATGACATTTCAAGCTTTGATCATGTCTTGTTCTCTTATCATGGAATTCCTGAAAGACAATTAGAAAAGCAGCATCCTGATTTAAAATGCGCTAATTGTACATGTCATGAAAAATTCAACGAAGATCACCCACTTTGTTACCGTAACACCTGTTATGAAACAACAAGGTTAATTGTTAAGGAATTGGATTTAAAAGAGGGACAATATACTACCTGTTTTCAATCTAGATTAGGCAAAACGCCTTGGCTTACACCTTTCTCAGACAAAGTAATTGAGGATCTAGTTAAGGCAGGATCTAAAAGACTTTTAGCTTTTTCACCGGCATTTATTGCAGACTGTTTAGAAACTTCTATTGAAATTGGAGATGAGTATCAAGAGATAGTTGAAGAGCATGGCGGAGAAAAAATTCAATTAGTTGAAAGCCTAAATGATTCTACTTTGTGGATCGACACGGTGGAGAAAATGGTGAGAGAACAATTCTAG
- a CDS encoding YebC/PmpR family DNA-binding transcriptional regulator gives MGRAFEFRKARKMKRWGQMSKTFTKLGREITKAAKEGGPDPEANSTLRVLIQNAKAANMPKDNVERAIKKATDKNQENWDERVYEGYGQHGIAVLVETLTDNPTRTVANVRAAFNKCDGSLGTSGSVEFLFERKCMFKIEAGDIDLEEFEFSMIDFGAEEIDKDEEENEIIIYGQFEDFGSIQGGLEELGYEIKEANLERIPLNTTQLTPEQEEDVNKLIERLEDDDDVQAVFHTMG, from the coding sequence ATGGGTAGAGCATTTGAGTTTAGAAAAGCACGTAAAATGAAAAGGTGGGGACAGATGTCCAAAACCTTTACAAAGTTAGGAAGAGAGATCACTAAGGCTGCAAAAGAAGGCGGACCTGATCCGGAAGCTAACTCAACGCTTCGTGTATTGATTCAAAATGCAAAAGCAGCCAACATGCCAAAAGACAATGTTGAGCGTGCAATCAAAAAAGCAACAGATAAAAACCAGGAAAACTGGGATGAAAGAGTATATGAAGGTTATGGTCAACACGGAATTGCTGTTCTGGTTGAAACTTTAACTGATAATCCTACAAGAACAGTGGCCAATGTACGTGCAGCATTTAACAAATGTGACGGTTCCTTGGGAACTTCTGGAAGTGTTGAGTTTTTATTTGAGCGTAAATGCATGTTCAAAATTGAAGCAGGTGATATTGATCTAGAAGAATTTGAGTTTTCCATGATTGATTTTGGAGCTGAAGAAATTGATAAAGATGAAGAAGAAAATGAAATCATCATTTATGGTCAATTTGAAGATTTTGGAAGTATTCAAGGTGGATTGGAAGAATTAGGTTACGAAATTAAAGAAGCTAATTTAGAACGCATCCCTTTGAACACTACTCAACTTACTCCTGAACAAGAAGAGGACGTCAATAAGCTAATTGAAAGATTAGAAGATGATGATGACGTTCAGGCAGTATTTCACACTATGGGATAA